One genomic region from Tolypothrix sp. PCC 7712 encodes:
- a CDS encoding DUF6753 family protein — MAIANGKGNGGVSHLDRLLSEKSPEFQAKVLRFALDSGMKQDDPAFRLVQYIGYLAQLTETAPNDWKLLFENLQVELNQWSQLTAEQLKTQADHTENIKNLATSCNQLGIALSALNQTSLQQLELLKNLTNLSNYWSNTSPNHTEKLIAPLREELKQMKTMISSHQLSHSVAVDLAAKNWARAAFVSLFTPVTFFILFTIYSRFFPLSLPYEAQTSLEKIEQQTGWTNTKLQRVERNLGTDPNSRRRR, encoded by the coding sequence ATGGCGATCGCAAATGGTAAGGGTAATGGTGGGGTATCGCATTTAGATAGGTTGCTGTCAGAAAAATCACCAGAATTTCAGGCTAAGGTGCTGCGGTTTGCGCTGGATTCTGGGATGAAGCAGGATGACCCTGCTTTTCGGCTGGTGCAGTACATCGGTTATTTGGCACAACTGACAGAAACTGCACCAAATGATTGGAAGTTATTGTTTGAAAATTTGCAGGTAGAGCTAAACCAATGGAGTCAACTGACGGCGGAACAATTGAAGACCCAAGCCGACCACACGGAGAATATCAAAAATTTAGCAACGAGTTGCAATCAGCTAGGGATAGCCTTGAGTGCTTTAAATCAAACGTCGCTGCAACAGCTAGAGCTATTGAAGAACTTAACCAATCTCTCCAATTATTGGAGCAATACCTCCCCCAACCACACAGAGAAGTTGATTGCTCCGTTGAGAGAGGAATTGAAGCAGATGAAGACTATGATATCGAGCCATCAATTGAGCCACAGCGTCGCCGTGGATTTGGCCGCTAAAAATTGGGCGAGGGCTGCTTTTGTTTCGCTTTTCACTCCGGTAACATTTTTTATTCTGTTTACGATTTATTCACGCTTTTTTCCTCTGAGTCTGCCTTATGAGGCACAAACTTCTTTGGAGAAGATTGAACAGCAGACTGGTTGGACTAATACTAAGCTGCAACGAGTTGAGCGTAATTTGGGGACTGATCCTAACTCTAGGCGACGGCGGTAA
- a CDS encoding ATP-binding cassette domain-containing protein: MNNFDSEDRYSEIESLVASNELDIATKRLMDFAKNFLDNSKTKFEIIDIRAKYVELSREMRCYGVTDAINNRLTELRFQILEFATYIKTNQQLNNPDINNLEEPGLILSKSEQLQINYDNPYQNDDNQGTTQLEIAKMRFLEKQKSQKKSNSSFVFECKEIYKSYKNNLAKFILSNINITLNLGEITAVVGENGNGKTTLLRIIAGELAPSGGHLSYPCLNVNSKNDICSIKRQIAYIPQELPKMPGLVVDNLHFAAAIHGITGSINKEEVEFIIYRLALEQYRDAKWSELSGGYKMRFSLAQALVCNPKLLILDEPLANLDINTQLLFLQDLRDFANYYKEKKSIIISSQNLYEIEKIADNIIFLKNGQAKYNNSVKNFGKDRTKNCYEIDCSLSKEELESLLKEVNYKKIDKSGISSFIIYTDTDVMTKDLLEVFLAHKISLKYFRDISKSTRTMFDEELV, from the coding sequence ATGAATAACTTTGATTCTGAAGATAGGTACTCTGAAATTGAAAGTTTAGTTGCCTCAAACGAGCTAGACATCGCAACAAAGCGATTGATGGATTTTGCAAAAAATTTTTTAGATAACAGCAAAACTAAATTTGAAATTATAGATATTCGAGCTAAATATGTAGAATTATCTAGGGAAATGCGGTGTTATGGCGTAACAGATGCAATCAATAATAGGCTAACAGAACTAAGATTTCAAATTTTAGAATTTGCTACATATATTAAAACAAATCAGCAATTAAATAATCCAGATATAAATAATCTTGAAGAGCCAGGCTTAATTTTATCAAAATCTGAGCAATTACAAATTAACTATGATAACCCATATCAGAATGATGATAATCAAGGAACAACTCAGCTTGAAATAGCAAAAATGCGATTTCTGGAAAAGCAAAAATCGCAAAAAAAATCCAATTCTTCATTTGTATTTGAATGCAAAGAAATTTATAAATCTTATAAAAATAATCTTGCAAAGTTTATATTATCTAACATTAATATAACTCTTAATTTAGGTGAAATAACTGCTGTAGTAGGTGAAAACGGCAATGGTAAAACAACACTTTTAAGAATAATTGCAGGAGAACTAGCACCGAGTGGTGGACATTTAAGTTATCCATGCTTAAATGTTAATAGTAAAAATGATATATGTTCTATTAAGCGCCAAATAGCTTATATTCCTCAAGAATTACCTAAAATGCCTGGTTTAGTAGTTGATAATTTGCATTTTGCAGCAGCTATTCATGGAATTACAGGATCAATCAATAAAGAAGAGGTAGAATTTATTATTTATCGTTTAGCTTTGGAACAATATAGAGACGCAAAGTGGAGTGAACTATCTGGTGGTTATAAAATGCGATTTTCCTTAGCACAAGCGCTTGTTTGTAATCCTAAATTATTAATTTTAGATGAACCACTAGCAAATTTGGATATTAATACCCAATTGCTGTTTTTACAAGATTTACGAGATTTTGCTAATTATTATAAAGAAAAAAAATCAATTATTATTAGTTCGCAAAATTTATATGAAATTGAAAAAATCGCTGACAATATTATCTTTTTAAAAAATGGTCAAGCCAAATATAACAATTCAGTTAAAAACTTCGGCAAGGACAGAACTAAAAATTGTTATGAGATAGATTGTAGCCTATCGAAAGAAGAACTTGAATCTTTATTGAAGGAAGTTAATTATAAAAAGATTGATAAGTCAGGTATTTCTAGTTTTATTATTTATACAGATACAGATGTTATGACTAAAGACTTGCTAGAAGTATTTTTAGCTCATAAAATTTCATTGAAATACTTTAGAGATATTAGTAAATCTACTCGTACAATGTTTGATGAAGAATTAGTATGA
- a CDS encoding trypsin-like peptidase domain-containing protein: protein MLEDFTRIRESIQENDLDFVIQKLKEVTEENSSRFRNEVLLHSGSLKSLQGDVRRGIINSDQGRIEEKKIRLALLELTDSIEQELASKKVIVPEPEFTAKVDDEQILEAIINSTDNFLDIYMLLSAFYCAQAVARIEIPEGSPKGTGFLIGPDLLLTNQHVLKEQSYLEDAVARFGYMASVSNITPLTGKVIPIRQDFYFASPAKELDYALVRLQDKPIETTVDDLREKSIADLGSIGKHMGYLLLQPKQVIEYSRVNIIQHPKGGPLKVVMTQNYVVHTTDSRVQYVADTEDGSSGAPVFDHNWRVVALHHSGNPYPSDPLSSVIKKVVKGRFRVNEGIPIGAILKDFKSKGIDHYLPGE, encoded by the coding sequence ATGTTAGAAGATTTCACTAGAATTAGAGAATCAATCCAAGAAAATGATTTGGATTTTGTAATCCAAAAATTGAAAGAGGTTACTGAAGAAAACTCATCTCGGTTCCGTAACGAAGTTCTATTACATTCTGGCAGCTTAAAAAGCTTACAAGGAGACGTTCGTAGGGGTATTATAAATTCGGATCAAGGAAGAATTGAAGAAAAGAAAATTAGACTAGCTTTATTGGAACTGACTGACAGTATTGAACAGGAATTGGCATCAAAAAAAGTAATAGTTCCAGAGCCTGAATTTACAGCAAAAGTTGATGATGAGCAAATTCTTGAGGCTATTATCAACTCTACGGATAATTTTCTTGATATATATATGCTACTTAGCGCATTTTATTGTGCTCAAGCAGTGGCAAGAATTGAAATTCCAGAGGGGTCTCCTAAGGGAACTGGCTTCTTAATAGGGCCAGATTTGCTTTTAACCAATCAACATGTTCTAAAAGAGCAAAGCTATCTTGAAGATGCCGTAGCCCGTTTTGGCTATATGGCTAGTGTTTCCAACATTACTCCATTAACAGGTAAAGTAATACCAATACGACAAGATTTTTATTTTGCAAGCCCCGCCAAAGAATTAGACTATGCTTTAGTGCGTTTACAAGATAAGCCAATAGAAACTACTGTAGATGATCTCAGGGAAAAGTCAATAGCAGATTTGGGTAGTATTGGTAAACACATGGGTTACTTATTGTTACAACCAAAGCAGGTTATAGAATATTCACGAGTAAATATCATACAACATCCTAAGGGTGGCCCATTAAAAGTTGTTATGACTCAAAATTATGTCGTGCATACAACAGATTCGAGAGTCCAGTACGTGGCTGACACAGAGGATGGCTCTTCAGGCGCACCTGTCTTTGATCATAATTGGAGAGTTGTTGCCTTGCACCATAGTGGTAACCCATATCCTTCTGATCCATTATCTAGTGTTATTAAGAAGGTTGTTAAAGGACGATTTAGAGTTAATGAAGGTATTCCAATAGGTGCAATTTTAAAAGATTTCAAATCTAAAGGAATCGATCATTACCTTCCTGGTGAGTGA
- a CDS encoding tyrosine-type recombinase/integrase, with protein MKAIASNFNPESLALTEPVPLTMHPAEVYINSLGEGSRRTMREALNAIARLLTNDTCDASTLDWSKLRYQHTAAVRSVLMEKYSPAMANKMLCALRRTLKEAWRLGLMSTDEYGKASDIDSVRGQSLLKERELDALEIAALWDDCIQDDSTLGRRDAAMLAVLTVGLRRSEVTFLDLSDFKLRSRSLTIREAKGRKERIVYLPEAGVQAVTDWLLIRGKAPGALFHPLNKAQKIIPRRMSEQGVLRALQRRGKKLIWMRLHLMILEELLSVIYWMRVQICHGSETCRSCVAKYDKYDRRREAAKKRAIDLLNVPYSKWKKNIIKLEKFADILCFY; from the coding sequence GTGAAAGCCATCGCATCCAATTTTAATCCAGAGTCGCTGGCTCTGACCGAACCAGTACCGCTAACTATGCACCCGGCTGAAGTTTATATCAACAGTCTTGGTGAAGGTTCCCGGCGGACAATGCGGGAAGCGTTAAATGCGATCGCTCGGCTGCTGACCAATGACACTTGTGATGCAAGTACTTTGGATTGGTCAAAGTTGCGTTACCAGCATACTGCGGCGGTGAGGTCGGTGCTGATGGAGAAATACAGCCCAGCGATGGCCAATAAAATGTTATGTGCGTTGCGGCGGACGCTCAAGGAAGCTTGGCGGTTAGGGTTGATGTCCACGGATGAGTATGGAAAAGCATCTGATATTGATTCGGTGCGGGGTCAGAGTTTATTGAAGGAGCGCGAACTTGATGCTCTTGAAATTGCTGCGTTGTGGGATGATTGCATTCAAGATGATTCAACATTGGGTCGGAGGGATGCGGCAATGCTGGCAGTTTTGACGGTAGGGTTGCGTCGCAGTGAAGTAACGTTTCTTGATTTGAGCGATTTTAAGCTGCGTAGTCGGTCATTAACAATACGTGAAGCTAAGGGGCGCAAGGAACGAATTGTTTACTTACCTGAAGCTGGTGTGCAAGCTGTTACTGATTGGTTGTTGATTCGGGGGAAAGCACCAGGGGCGCTTTTTCATCCTTTAAATAAGGCACAGAAAATCATACCGAGACGGATGAGTGAGCAGGGGGTGTTACGAGCATTGCAGCGACGGGGGAAAAAGCTGATATGGATGCGTTTACACCTCATGATTTTAGAAGAACTTTTATCGGTAATCTATTGGATGCGGGTGCAGATATGTCACGGTAGCGAAACTTGCAGGTCATGCGTCGCCAAGTACGACAAGTATGATCGGCGGAGGGAAGCAGCCAAGAAACGGGCGATTGATTTGCTGAATGTTCCTTATAGTAAATGGAAAAAAAATATAATTAAGCTAGAAAAATTTGCAGACATTTTATGTTTTTATTAA
- a CDS encoding helix-turn-helix transcriptional regulator, whose translation MRSRPKSKVASLREKAGLTQVQLAVLVGVTPNTIQNWEKENGLDQLEKYLKLAEIFGCQVSDLVEYVSVLEEEPKSKGFSLQELRELRERWGTNTKAQTDEPHLTSESGTEVNKQ comes from the coding sequence ATGCGTTCTAGACCAAAGTCAAAGGTTGCTAGCCTCCGTGAAAAGGCAGGACTAACTCAAGTACAATTAGCAGTTTTGGTGGGTGTAACCCCAAACACTATTCAGAATTGGGAAAAAGAAAATGGACTAGACCAGTTAGAGAAATATCTAAAGCTGGCAGAAATTTTTGGCTGTCAAGTATCAGATTTAGTGGAGTATGTTTCCGTACTAGAAGAAGAACCTAAGTCTAAAGGCTTTTCGTTACAAGAGTTACGCGAACTACGTGAGAGGTGGGGAACTAATACAAAAGCTCAAACAGATGAGCCTCACCTTACATCTGAATCTGGGACTGAGGTAAATAAACAATGA
- a CDS encoding PIN domain-containing protein, whose amino-acid sequence MKILVDADVLLEFFINRHGFVEDVELLLLKNYESQHFELYITDKCLKRIRLEDGYTDTFTGTDLACELESRLNGYIIQIDSSIKEQARKLSLPDFDSAEELVCAKKMNIDAIVTQNPLNFQGANFPIWSASELLLRVGLEESLLRNVDRHYLENSLCNSVNNFDIKESVVFVEACHTNNTLLNNKDMYSIDIYNGDTKLPIEHLLDIIWWYADRD is encoded by the coding sequence ATGAAAATTCTAGTTGATGCTGATGTATTGTTAGAGTTTTTTATAAATCGTCATGGGTTTGTAGAAGATGTTGAATTGTTATTGTTGAAAAATTATGAATCTCAGCATTTTGAGCTTTATATAACTGATAAATGTTTAAAGCGTATTCGTTTAGAAGATGGCTATACAGACACATTTACTGGAACAGACTTAGCCTGCGAACTAGAGTCTAGACTGAATGGTTATATTATCCAAATTGATAGCAGTATAAAAGAGCAGGCTCGTAAATTATCCTTACCAGATTTTGATTCTGCTGAGGAACTGGTTTGTGCTAAAAAGATGAATATTGATGCAATAGTCACTCAAAACCCACTAAATTTTCAAGGAGCTAATTTTCCTATTTGGTCGGCTTCAGAGCTACTACTTCGTGTAGGATTGGAGGAAAGTTTATTAAGGAATGTTGACCGTCATTACTTAGAAAATAGTTTATGTAATAGCGTTAACAATTTTGATATAAAAGAATCTGTTGTTTTTGTAGAAGCCTGTCATACTAATAATACATTATTGAATAATAAAGACATGTATTCAATAGATATTTATAATGGCGACACAAAATTGCCAATTGAACACTTATTAGATATTATTTGGTGGTATGCAGACAGAGATTAA
- a CDS encoding restriction endonuclease, with product MDSLKFQRLVYKNYLTYDHADADAGEIDFGHAMFEGICPFCQSQFKQYTHDPSLDFYKKQEEIMRRRLHLCNSCGWWQLNLEREFAGGGQKRVAFWWELYHAILVHVDISSDNVLLEDLKTNLARRWDDRKYINAQKAEDLVAGILKEHYRCDVHRVTANANSADGGIDLFLAEDNGKIHSAVQVKRRIDRDVESVKEVRNFVGALLLEGFERGIFVTTATRFSTPAQKVPKNPNLAKYKLELELIDGEMLLELLKYSISSSGLSLPVSIDCSTSWLCNDDRKTYSTLDLLFPSK from the coding sequence ATGGATTCTTTGAAATTTCAGCGTCTCGTCTATAAAAACTATCTAACTTACGATCATGCCGATGCTGATGCAGGAGAGATAGATTTTGGACACGCGATGTTTGAAGGAATTTGTCCTTTCTGCCAGTCCCAGTTTAAACAATACACGCACGATCCATCTCTCGATTTTTATAAAAAACAAGAAGAAATAATGAGAAGGCGGTTGCATTTATGTAATTCCTGCGGTTGGTGGCAACTAAACCTTGAAAGAGAATTTGCAGGTGGTGGACAGAAACGTGTAGCTTTTTGGTGGGAACTATATCATGCGATTCTTGTTCATGTAGATATTTCATCCGATAACGTTCTCCTTGAAGATTTGAAAACAAACTTAGCTCGACGTTGGGATGACCGCAAATATATAAATGCTCAAAAAGCTGAAGACCTAGTTGCAGGAATACTCAAGGAACATTATAGGTGTGATGTTCATCGTGTGACTGCAAATGCCAACTCAGCAGATGGTGGAATTGATCTTTTCTTGGCAGAAGATAACGGCAAAATACATAGTGCAGTTCAAGTAAAAAGGCGTATTGACCGTGATGTGGAGTCAGTTAAAGAGGTACGAAACTTTGTAGGTGCATTACTTCTTGAAGGTTTTGAGAGAGGGATTTTTGTCACAACAGCAACTAGATTCTCAACTCCAGCCCAAAAAGTTCCTAAAAATCCTAATTTGGCAAAGTATAAACTTGAACTTGAATTAATAGATGGGGAAATGCTTTTAGAATTATTAAAATATTCAATTTCTTCAAGTGGTTTGTCTCTCCCGGTTTCGATAGATTGCAGTACTTCTTGGTTGTGCAACGACGATAGAAAAACTTACTCTACACTTGATCTTCTCTTTCCGTCAAAATAG